The genomic segment ACGCTGGTGGAGCGGGATGCGGACATGGCGGCGCTCGCTCGGCGCAATGCCGAGATCAATGCGGTTGCCGGAACGCAGGTCGTCGTCTGCGATCTGCTCAATGCCCGCGCCCGGCACGCGGCGGGCTTGGACGACAACAGCCTCGATGACGTGATCTGCAATCCGCCCTGGTATGACGGGCGCAGCCACCGCGTTTCGCCTGATCTGAAGAAAGCCACCGCCCATGCGGTGGAAGGCGGCAGCGACGATATCGTCGTGCCCTGGCTGCGCGCGGCGAGCGCCATGGTGCGCCCCGGCGGCACGCTGACCATGATCCATCGCGTCGAGCAGCTGGGGAATATCCTTGCCGCGTGCGCGGGACGCTTCGGCGCCGTGACGGTGATGGCGGTTCATGCGCGCCCGGACCAGGCAGCGATTCGCATTCTCGTGCGTGGCATCAAGGGCAGCCGCGCGCCCCTGCGGATCGCGCCGGCGCTGATCCTGCACGACCCCACGGGAGCGTTC from the Beijerinckia sp. 28-YEA-48 genome contains:
- a CDS encoding methyltransferase, which codes for MTETEDALLGGRLRLLQPATGHRAGTDAILLAAACQPVGRRLGDFGAGIGTAGLAAALRLRPDTLTLVERDADMAALARRNAEINAVAGTQVVVCDLLNARARHAAGLDDNSLDDVICNPPWYDGRSHRVSPDLKKATAHAVEGGSDDIVVPWLRAASAMVRPGGTLTMIHRVEQLGNILAACAGRFGAVTVMAVHARPDQAAIRILVRGIKGSRAPLRIAPALILHDPTGAFTVEAEAIHRGEAAIGWP